The following are from one region of the Quercus robur chromosome 1, dhQueRobu3.1, whole genome shotgun sequence genome:
- the LOC126690487 gene encoding probable galacturonosyltransferase-like 3, translating to MPLLFLLLLFLTATAISAGDLPGFREAPAFRNGKECPRIVRSSLDNPSMIHIAMTLDETYLRGSVAGVFSVLQHASCPENIVFHFIASRLYSHNNNLRHVITSTFPYLSFHLYLFDSNLVKGKISYSIRRALDQPLNYARIYLADLVPSAVRRIIYFDSDLIVVDDVAKLWNINLGKHVVGAPEYCHANFSHYFTQEFWSRPVLAASLKGRKACYFNTGVMVIDIWKWREGKFTQRLEYWMRIQKRYRIYELGSLPPFLLVFAGDVEGVEHRWNQHGLGGDNLEGLCRNLHPGPVSLLHWSGKGKPWLRLDNNRPCPLDTLWSPYDLFLRHHSSNSNFNFFSDT from the exons ATGCCGCTGCTCTTTCTTCTACTACTATTTCTCACCGCCACCGCCATATCCGCCGGAGACCTCCCGGGTTTCAGAGAAGCACCTGCATTTCGAAACGGAAAAGAATGTCCTCGAATAGTGCGGTCCTCGCTGGACAACCCGTCGATGATCCACATCGCGATGACGCTAGACGAGACCTACCTACGTGGCTCCGTCGCCGGAGTATTCTCCGTCCTCCAACACGCCTCCTGTCCGGAAAACATCGTCTTCCACTTCATCGCTTCTCGCCTATACAGCCACAACAACAACCTCCGCCACGTCATCACTTCAACGTTTCCGTACCTGAGTTTCCACCTCTACCTCTTCGACTCCAACTTAGTGAAAGGCAAGATCTCCTACTCCATTCGACGCGCTCTCGATCAACCTCTCAACTACGCCCGGATCTACCTAGCGGATCTGGTTCCCTCCGCCGTTCGGCGAATCATCTACTTCGATTCCGATCTCATCGTCGTAGATGACGTGGCTAAGCTCTGGAACATCAATTTAG gtAAGCATGTGGTGGGAGCGCCAGAGTATTGTCACGCGAATTTCAGTCACTACTTTACCCAAGAGTTTTGGTCAAGGCCGGTATTGGCGGCGTCGTTAAAGGGGAGGAAGGCGTGCTATTTTAACACGGGGGTGATGGTGATAGATATATGGAAATGGAGGGAAGGGAAATTCACGCAAAGATTGGAATATTGGATGAGAATTCAAAAGAGGTATAGGATATATGAGCTTGGTTCATTGCCTCCTTTTCTCTTGGTTTTCGCTGGTGACGTGGAAGGTGTTGAGCACAGGTGGAACCAGCATGGACTCGGAGGTGATAATTTGGAAGGGCTATGTAGAAACCTTCATCCTGGTCCTGTCAGTCTTTTGCATTGGAGTGGCAAAGGTAAGCCTTGGCTTAGACTTGATAATAACCGACCTTGTCCTTTGGATACTTTATGGTCTCCTTATGATCTTTTTCTTCGCCACCACTCCTCCAACTCCAACTTCAACTTCTTCTCCGATACTTaa